The following proteins are encoded in a genomic region of Asterias amurensis chromosome 5, ASM3211899v1:
- the LOC139937503 gene encoding homeobox protein engrailed-1a-like, which yields MSTDSETERRVSSTDDDSGHESASDLSIRTKFTNFFIDNILRPDFGRINYEEDEGEDVDGEEDVVKRDEYQERKLENKSCGKLRTGEVVKESTTRKQDHWPAWVYCTRYSDRPSSGPRTRRLKPRGSSSQSTTDTSEAANTRREEKRPRTAFSAQQLQRLKHEFQQSNYLTEERRRGLAAELRLNESQIKIWFQNKRAKIKKANGLRNSLALQLMKQGLYNHSTVAITAATAENQPKENTVN from the exons ATGTCGACAGATAGCGAGACCGAGAGGCGCGTCAGCAGCACCGATGATGATAGCGGCCACGAGTCGGCCAGCGATCTCTCCATACGGACTAAATTCACGAACTTCTTCATCGATAACATACTCCGGCCGGACTTCGGCAGGATCAATTATGAGGAGGACGAAGGTGAAGATGTAGACGGGGAAGAAGATGTCGTCAAGAGGGACGAGTATCAGGAGAGGAAGCTAGAGAATAAATCTTGCGGGAAACTGAGAACGGGAGAAGTGGTGAAAGAGAGTACGACGAGAAAACAAGACCACTGGCCAGCATGGGTGTACTGCACACGGTATTCAGATAGACCGTCATCCG GACCACGAACCAGACGTTTGAAACCACGCGGCTCATCATCCCAGTCCACAACGGACACCAGCGAAGCAGCCAACACGCGCAGAGAGGAAAAGCGCCCCCGCACGGCCTTCAGCGCCCAACAACTCCAGAGGCTCAAACACGAGTTCCAGCAGAGCAACTACCTGACTGAGGAACGACGTCGCGGTCTGGCGGCCGAACTGAGGCTGAACGAATCCCAGATTAAGATTTGGTTTCAGAATAAACGGGCCAAGATCAAGAAAGCTAATGGTTTGAGGAATTCGCTGGCCTTGCAGTTGATGAAACAGGGATTGTATAACCACTCTACAGTGGCGATAACTGCTGCTACCGCAGAGAATCAACCCAAAGAAAATACGGTCAATTAA